One Chromobacterium paludis genomic window carries:
- a CDS encoding type IV pilin protein, with translation MPSPSAQQGFSLIELVIAMVVFAIIVAIAIPSYNSFILQSNRSAAKTALQDLATRQESYYTLNNTYASQLSTLGYASGTVYVPGGGNNLYALAIASATATTFSLTATPQGNQAKDTTCQTYQLDNLGNQTNVIGSGTAQVVSGCW, from the coding sequence ATGCCGTCCCCAAGCGCCCAACAAGGCTTTTCCCTGATCGAACTGGTCATCGCCATGGTGGTGTTCGCCATCATCGTCGCCATCGCCATCCCGTCCTACAACAGCTTCATCCTGCAATCCAACCGCAGCGCGGCCAAAACCGCGCTGCAAGACCTGGCCACGCGCCAGGAAAGCTATTACACCCTGAACAATACCTACGCCAGCCAGCTGTCCACGCTGGGCTATGCCAGCGGCACCGTCTACGTGCCGGGCGGCGGCAACAATCTGTACGCGCTGGCCATTGCCAGCGCCACCGCCACCACCTTTTCGCTGACCGCCACCCCACAGGGCAATCAGGCCAAGGACACCACCTGCCAGACCTACCAGCTGGACAATCTTGGCAACCAAACCAACGTCATCGGCAGCGGCACAGCGCAGGTCGTCAGCGGCTGCTGGTAG
- the pilV gene encoding type IV pilus modification protein PilV → MSLSAAPLARHAGFSMLEVLIALIVISLGLLGIAGMQAAAINNTGIARSRSLGAIAADSMAAAMHANVAYWSNLSAANNNTWTVNASGVTSVNNSPSLTQTTDCSTANCTTAAMAAYDTTQWGTGMLATLPGGSGQIACTAATSNSPASCTITVSWLEKLSKVNSTNMAASATATAQYQMAVVP, encoded by the coding sequence ATGTCCCTGAGCGCCGCCCCCCTCGCCCGCCATGCCGGCTTCAGCATGCTGGAAGTGTTGATCGCGCTGATCGTGATCTCGCTGGGCCTGCTCGGCATCGCCGGCATGCAGGCTGCGGCCATCAACAATACCGGCATCGCCCGCAGCCGCAGCCTCGGCGCCATCGCGGCGGACAGCATGGCAGCCGCCATGCACGCCAACGTCGCATACTGGTCCAATCTGTCCGCCGCCAACAATAATACCTGGACCGTCAACGCCAGCGGCGTCACCAGCGTCAACAACTCCCCTTCGCTGACGCAGACCACGGACTGCTCCACCGCCAATTGCACCACCGCCGCCATGGCCGCTTACGACACCACGCAATGGGGCACCGGCATGCTGGCCACCCTGCCCGGCGGCAGCGGGCAGATCGCCTGCACCGCCGCCACGTCCAATTCGCCCGCCTCATGCACCATCACGGTTTCCTGGCTGGAGAAGCTGTCCAAGGTCAACTCGACCAATATGGCCGCCTCCGCCACCGCCACGGCGCAATACCAGATGGCGGTGGTGCCATGA
- a CDS encoding pilus assembly PilX family protein, translating into MKPRRHLHPQQGGFTLIAALMILIVITIIGLAMMRGVGLQGRMAGNIREKGRAFEAAQAALDFSEWWLIQGTNGSSTQAACTRAQSAMTLCSNALATPTDTTAWGSSYTLSNTDLPLLQNLGFAQPPQTYIQYMGLNSAANGALYQITTLGYGGNTNSIVVLQSTYTLYSGVKNLGK; encoded by the coding sequence ATGAAGCCGCGTCGACACCTCCATCCGCAGCAGGGCGGCTTCACGCTGATCGCCGCGCTGATGATCCTGATCGTGATCACCATCATCGGCCTGGCCATGATGCGCGGCGTCGGCCTGCAGGGGAGAATGGCCGGCAATATCCGCGAGAAGGGACGCGCCTTCGAGGCAGCCCAGGCCGCGCTGGACTTCTCAGAATGGTGGTTGATACAAGGCACCAATGGCAGCTCGACTCAAGCAGCCTGCACCCGGGCGCAGAGCGCGATGACCCTGTGCAGCAATGCCCTGGCCACGCCGACTGACACCACCGCCTGGGGCAGCAGCTACACCCTGAGCAACACGGACTTGCCGCTGCTGCAAAACCTGGGCTTTGCCCAGCCGCCGCAAACCTATATCCAATACATGGGGCTGAACAGCGCCGCCAACGGCGCGCTGTATCAGATCACCACGCTGGGTTACGGCGGCAACACCAATTCCATAGTCGTGCTGCAGAGCACCTATACGCTGTATTCCGGCGTCAAGAACCTGGGGAAATGA
- a CDS encoding DsbC family protein, translating to MKTKMKSLALASTLLMTLAACSQAAGGNLDDVKKAFLSHFPSKPVKSVSATPVKGIYEVVVEGKQVVYTNSDASYLFVGDLIDTKNKESLTEKKMAELSKVDFKALPLEYAFKDVRGKGERKMVVFSDPDCPFCKKLERESLKDIDNVTIYTFLYPLSQLHPDAMRKSKQIWCATDKAATWTAFMRDGKPLTGPDNCDTAVLDKVQALGEKLGVTGTPALIFPNGRLVPGAIDGSDIEQLLSAK from the coding sequence ATGAAAACCAAGATGAAGTCGCTGGCCTTGGCCAGCACCCTGTTGATGACGCTGGCCGCCTGCTCCCAGGCCGCGGGCGGCAATCTGGATGACGTGAAAAAGGCTTTCCTCAGCCATTTTCCCAGCAAGCCGGTCAAGAGCGTCAGCGCCACGCCGGTCAAAGGCATTTACGAAGTGGTGGTGGAGGGCAAGCAGGTGGTGTACACCAACAGCGATGCCAGCTATCTGTTCGTGGGCGATCTGATCGACACCAAGAACAAGGAAAGCCTGACCGAGAAGAAAATGGCGGAACTGTCCAAGGTGGATTTCAAGGCGCTGCCGCTGGAATATGCCTTCAAGGACGTGCGCGGCAAGGGCGAACGCAAGATGGTGGTGTTCTCTGACCCGGATTGCCCGTTCTGCAAGAAGCTGGAGCGCGAGAGCCTGAAGGATATCGACAACGTCACCATCTACACCTTCCTGTATCCGCTGTCCCAGCTGCACCCGGATGCGATGCGCAAGTCCAAGCAGATCTGGTGCGCGACCGACAAGGCCGCCACCTGGACGGCCTTCATGCGCGACGGCAAGCCGCTGACCGGTCCGGACAACTGCGACACTGCCGTGCTGGACAAGGTGCAGGCGTTGGGCGAGAAGCTGGGCGTCACTGGCACGCCGGCGCTGATCTTCCCGAACGGCCGCCTGGTGCCGGGGGCGATCGACGGCAGCGATATCGAGCAGCTGCTGAGCGCCAAGTAA
- a CDS encoding FAD-dependent oxidoreductase, whose product MNAMNSEHADVLIVGGGPVGALAALRLARQGRRVLLIEARARDAEVRDARALALSWHSRELLADAGAWPEDLPATVIDTVHVSQQGSCGRTRLDTSDLNLPHLGAVVDYPALVTGLGAALEQAGVQVWWQTRVCSVKSLSQYACAEVDAPEGKRLLTARLLVLAEGGGLAETLPGIRRLVHDYRQCAVLAEVETELPPQGVAYERFAHDGPFALLPHGERYMLVWTRSQADAERLVAADENALRAQLQQAFGERQGRIRSIGPRASFPLALRQANLLVSGRVALIGNAAQTMHPVAAQGLNLGLRDAVGLSQALEGAADPGDARALRRYAAARKRDSHAVVGFTHGLIKLFDGHHPVQNALRGAGMTVLDALPALRRKFAGHLVFGVQG is encoded by the coding sequence ATGAATGCGATGAACAGCGAACACGCCGACGTGCTGATCGTCGGCGGCGGTCCGGTCGGCGCGCTGGCGGCGCTGCGGCTGGCGCGGCAAGGGCGGCGCGTGCTGCTGATCGAGGCGCGCGCGCGCGATGCCGAAGTGCGCGATGCGCGCGCGCTGGCCTTGTCCTGGCACAGCCGCGAGCTATTGGCCGACGCGGGCGCCTGGCCGGAGGATTTGCCGGCCACGGTCATCGATACCGTGCATGTGTCGCAGCAGGGCAGCTGCGGCCGTACCCGCCTGGACACGTCCGACTTGAACTTGCCCCACCTGGGCGCGGTGGTGGACTACCCGGCGCTGGTGACGGGCCTGGGCGCGGCCCTGGAGCAGGCTGGGGTGCAAGTGTGGTGGCAGACGCGCGTCTGTTCCGTCAAGAGCCTGAGCCAGTATGCCTGCGCCGAAGTGGACGCGCCGGAGGGCAAGCGCCTGCTGACCGCGCGCCTGCTGGTCTTGGCCGAGGGCGGCGGCTTGGCGGAAACGCTGCCGGGCATTCGCCGCCTGGTGCATGACTACCGTCAATGCGCGGTGCTGGCCGAAGTGGAGACCGAGCTGCCGCCCCAGGGCGTGGCTTACGAACGCTTCGCTCATGACGGCCCGTTCGCGCTGTTGCCGCACGGCGAGCGCTATATGCTGGTTTGGACGCGCAGCCAGGCGGATGCCGAGCGGCTGGTCGCGGCGGATGAAAACGCATTGCGCGCACAGCTGCAGCAAGCCTTCGGCGAGCGCCAGGGCCGCATTCGGTCCATCGGTCCGCGCGCCAGCTTCCCCCTGGCCCTGCGCCAGGCCAATCTGCTGGTCAGCGGCCGCGTGGCGCTGATCGGCAACGCGGCCCAGACCATGCACCCGGTGGCGGCTCAGGGCTTGAACCTGGGGCTGCGCGACGCGGTGGGGCTTAGCCAGGCCCTGGAGGGCGCGGCCGACCCCGGCGACGCGCGCGCCTTGCGGCGTTATGCCGCCGCGCGCAAGCGGGACAGCCATGCGGTGGTGGGCTTCACCCACGGCCTGATCAAATTATTCGACGGCCATCACCCGGTGCAGAACGCGTTGCGCGGCGCGGGCATGACCGTGCTGGATGCGCTGCCGGCGTTGCGGCGCAAGTTTGCCGGCCATCTGGTATTCGGCGTGCAAGGATAA
- a CDS encoding PilC/PilY family type IV pilus protein: protein MKPISRLPFAPCALILLLAALWSTGAHAIVVGDNFTGSSAQLNWQVYGSACMTAGNGTGSIPACSSIRDTNGNGALRLTTNAQNQSGAIVYNNLFPSTSGLQATFTTYSYGGDSGGSARDGADGMSFFLLTAIPSAIGAYGGSLGYSCSNGKSTPDGIANGFLGLGMDEYGNFPNYGDNTSTGPGAIAQNISMRGSGSVTASALAARFGKSFSVTDVQNVCKSGQYQVSRNNYQSVQNYPFISIPGAKNGVYRLPSSQPMANEATTSRSKAVPISYKLKITPTNLLSLSYSYNNGAYVNVISNFDINTTGTSGTLPTNLTFGFAGSTGASYNVHEIACFQVQPFTQSASSSGLNSQPTSLVKTGTQQYVASYHPDNWWGEVTSYALVANQTTGSVTVSSTATWDASCVLTGGDCAATGAKSMTAQSSRSILSWNGSQGVAFQWANLSSGQQSTLNTDGNGNTDSNGQARVSYIRGDRSNEVNSQGVGLFRARDSVLGDIVNSSPIWVGSPQNKYPDSWSDKLYPSATMLENASDGQTYSTYKSNNATRANIIYNGGNDGMLHAYRSGAYDANGNYTTANTPNDGAEVLAYAPAATLSNIPQFSNPTYAHQYFVDATPAADDLYYNKAWHTWLIGGLGAGGQALYMLDISNPSNFSEGNASSLVISEINSNTISCVGNSSCGNDLGYTFGTPVITRFHNGQWGAIFGNGYSSYNGHAVLFIMLVASDGTRSFYELDTGSGPSNDPSGGGNSNGIYYATAADLDGDNITDYIYAGDLFGNVWRFNVTDSSPANWSVSKFGKSSAAPLFTTQYTYCSNAQVSAGTCTRSLQPITTKLLVSSIPTGNTSPRVTISFGTGQKIPFTSYSADGYASGTQSLYGVWDWDLSGWNTLSGKSAYYSGSTPSGSQLRPSNLTTQTVTGSYNSTQSGVQGYRSLSSNTICWQGNSACSPSTANTSYGWKLDLPGSGEQVVYNPVNLFGTFNVNTTIPPNNNPSSCTVGSATGFSMSPDLRTGGATHTSFYANDSGNFTGINGNVINGVAVSMAGSANVVSYQNNYYTIGSSITGGPVVNPPKINPAAFDLHARLNWIELR from the coding sequence ATGAAACCCATTTCGCGCCTTCCTTTCGCCCCCTGCGCGCTGATCCTGCTGCTCGCCGCGCTGTGGTCGACCGGCGCCCATGCCATCGTGGTGGGCGACAACTTCACCGGCAGCAGTGCCCAGCTCAACTGGCAAGTCTACGGCAGCGCCTGCATGACGGCCGGCAACGGCACCGGCTCCATTCCCGCCTGCTCCAGCATCCGGGATACCAACGGCAACGGCGCGCTGCGCTTGACCACCAACGCCCAAAACCAATCCGGCGCCATCGTCTACAACAATCTGTTTCCGTCCACCAGCGGGCTGCAGGCGACGTTCACCACCTATTCCTATGGCGGCGACTCCGGTGGCTCCGCCCGCGACGGCGCCGACGGCATGAGCTTCTTCCTGCTGACCGCCATCCCCAGCGCGATAGGCGCCTACGGCGGCAGCCTGGGCTACAGCTGCTCCAACGGCAAGAGTACGCCGGACGGCATCGCCAACGGCTTCCTGGGCCTGGGCATGGACGAATACGGCAACTTCCCCAACTACGGCGACAACACCTCCACCGGCCCGGGTGCCATCGCGCAAAATATCTCGATGCGCGGCTCCGGCTCGGTCACCGCCAGCGCGCTGGCCGCCCGGTTTGGCAAAAGCTTTTCCGTCACCGACGTGCAGAACGTCTGCAAGAGTGGGCAATACCAGGTCAGCAGGAATAACTATCAATCGGTCCAGAACTACCCCTTCATCAGCATTCCCGGCGCCAAAAACGGCGTTTACCGCCTGCCCAGCAGCCAGCCCATGGCCAACGAAGCCACCACCTCGCGCAGCAAGGCGGTGCCGATCAGCTACAAGCTCAAGATCACGCCCACCAATCTGCTGAGCCTGTCCTACAGCTACAACAACGGCGCTTACGTCAACGTCATCTCCAATTTCGACATCAATACCACCGGCACCAGCGGCACCCTGCCCACCAATCTGACTTTCGGCTTCGCCGGCTCCACCGGCGCCAGCTACAACGTGCATGAAATCGCCTGCTTCCAGGTGCAGCCCTTCACGCAGTCCGCCAGTTCCAGCGGCCTGAACAGCCAGCCCACCAGCCTGGTGAAAACCGGCACCCAGCAATACGTGGCCAGCTACCACCCGGACAACTGGTGGGGCGAGGTGACCTCCTACGCCCTGGTGGCCAATCAAACCACAGGCAGCGTCACCGTCTCCAGCACCGCCACCTGGGACGCCTCCTGCGTGCTGACAGGCGGAGATTGCGCGGCCACCGGCGCCAAAAGCATGACCGCGCAAAGCAGCCGCTCCATCCTCAGCTGGAACGGCAGCCAGGGCGTGGCCTTCCAGTGGGCCAATCTCTCCAGCGGACAACAAAGCACGCTCAACACCGACGGCAACGGCAACACGGACAGCAACGGCCAGGCCCGGGTTTCCTATATACGCGGCGACCGCAGCAATGAAGTGAATTCCCAAGGCGTAGGCCTGTTTCGCGCGCGCGACAGCGTGCTGGGCGACATCGTCAACAGCAGCCCGATCTGGGTGGGTTCGCCGCAGAACAAGTATCCGGACAGCTGGAGCGACAAGCTTTACCCCAGCGCGACGATGCTGGAAAACGCCAGCGACGGCCAGACCTACAGCACCTACAAGAGCAACAACGCCACGCGCGCCAACATCATCTACAACGGCGGCAACGACGGCATGCTGCACGCCTATCGCAGCGGCGCCTACGACGCCAATGGCAACTACACCACAGCGAATACCCCCAATGACGGGGCGGAAGTGCTCGCCTACGCGCCCGCCGCCACGCTAAGCAATATCCCGCAATTCAGCAACCCGACTTACGCCCACCAGTACTTTGTGGATGCCACGCCGGCCGCGGACGATCTTTACTACAACAAGGCCTGGCATACCTGGCTGATCGGCGGCCTGGGCGCCGGCGGACAGGCGCTCTACATGCTGGACATCAGCAATCCATCCAATTTCTCGGAAGGCAATGCCAGCAGCTTGGTGATCAGCGAAATCAACAGCAATACCATCAGCTGCGTGGGCAACAGCAGCTGCGGCAACGATCTGGGCTATACCTTCGGCACGCCGGTCATCACCCGCTTCCATAATGGCCAATGGGGCGCCATCTTCGGCAATGGCTACAGCAGCTACAATGGCCACGCCGTGCTATTCATCATGCTGGTGGCCAGCGACGGCACGCGCAGTTTCTATGAGCTGGATACCGGCAGCGGCCCCAGCAACGACCCCTCCGGCGGCGGCAACAGCAACGGCATCTACTACGCCACCGCCGCCGATCTGGACGGCGACAACATCACCGACTACATCTACGCAGGCGATCTGTTCGGCAATGTCTGGCGCTTCAACGTCACCGACAGCTCCCCCGCCAACTGGTCCGTTTCCAAATTCGGCAAAAGTTCGGCCGCGCCGCTGTTCACCACGCAATACACCTATTGCAGCAACGCCCAGGTCAGCGCCGGCACCTGCACGCGCAGCCTGCAACCAATCACCACCAAGCTGCTGGTGTCTTCCATTCCCACCGGCAATACGTCGCCGCGGGTGACCATCAGCTTTGGCACCGGCCAGAAAATCCCCTTCACGTCCTACTCCGCGGATGGCTACGCCTCCGGCACGCAAAGCCTGTACGGGGTATGGGATTGGGACCTGTCCGGCTGGAACACGCTGTCGGGGAAAAGCGCCTATTACAGCGGATCCACCCCCAGCGGCAGCCAGCTGCGGCCCAGCAATCTGACCACGCAAACCGTCACCGGCTCTTATAACTCCACCCAAAGCGGCGTGCAGGGCTACCGCTCGCTGTCCAGCAACACCATATGCTGGCAGGGCAACAGTGCCTGCAGCCCCAGCACCGCCAACACCAGCTATGGCTGGAAGCTGGATCTGCCCGGCAGCGGCGAACAGGTGGTCTACAACCCGGTCAATCTGTTCGGAACCTTCAACGTCAACACCACCATTCCGCCCAACAACAATCCCTCATCGTGCACGGTCGGCTCCGCCACCGGCTTCTCGATGTCGCCGGACCTGCGCACCGGCGGCGCCACCCACACCTCGTTCTACGCCAACGACTCCGGCAACTTCACCGGCATCAACGGCAACGTCATCAACGGCGTGGCCGTAAGCATGGCCGGCAGCGCCAATGTGGTGAGCTACCAGAACAACTATTACACCATCGGTAGCAGCATCACCGGCGGCCCGGTGGTCAACCCGCCCAAGATCAATCCGGCCGCATTCGACCTGCACGCCCGGCTGAACTGGATTGAACTGCGCTGA
- a CDS encoding aminopeptidase P N-terminal domain-containing protein — protein MYQPHAARRSRLMSQIGDGVALLPTAPEAVRNADCHYPFRPDSHFLYLTGFAEPEAVLLLDGRSGQSILFCRERNPDMEIWDGFRHGPDGAREVFGFDAAFPLSEMAERIPALLTDCSQLWWPLGHDEAFDRRVNGWLGAVRAKARAGARPPAHYGDLRALLDEMRMIKDESEIALLRQAGEISAAGHVAAMRAARPGMHEYQLEAELLRVFVGRGARHQAYESIVAAGANACTLHYVANDARIRDGDLVLIDAGCELRGYAGDITRTFPANGRFSGPQRDVYEIVLAAELAGIAAVQPGALWTAPADAALQVLAQGMLDLGLLQGSVDGVIESGAYRQFYMHGVGHMIGLDVHDVGQRKQHGQWRSYQPGMCTTIEPGLYIRPADNVPAAFHGIGVRIEDDVLVTADGNEVYTAAAPKTIDEIEALMRGE, from the coding sequence ATGTACCAGCCGCATGCCGCCCGCCGCAGCCGCCTGATGAGCCAGATCGGCGATGGCGTCGCCCTGTTGCCCACCGCGCCGGAAGCGGTGCGCAACGCCGATTGCCACTATCCCTTCCGCCCCGACAGCCATTTCCTCTACCTGACCGGCTTTGCCGAGCCGGAGGCCGTGCTGCTGCTGGATGGCCGCAGCGGCCAGTCCATCCTGTTCTGCCGCGAGCGGAATCCGGACATGGAGATCTGGGATGGCTTCCGCCATGGTCCAGACGGCGCGCGCGAGGTCTTCGGCTTTGACGCGGCCTTTCCGCTGTCCGAGATGGCGGAGCGGATCCCGGCGCTGCTGACCGACTGCAGCCAGCTGTGGTGGCCGCTGGGTCATGACGAGGCCTTCGACCGCCGCGTCAACGGCTGGCTGGGCGCCGTGCGTGCCAAGGCGCGCGCCGGCGCGCGGCCGCCGGCCCATTACGGCGACCTGCGCGCCTTGTTGGACGAAATGCGCATGATCAAGGACGAGTCCGAGATCGCGCTGCTGCGCCAGGCCGGCGAGATTTCCGCCGCCGGCCATGTCGCGGCCATGCGCGCGGCGCGGCCGGGCATGCATGAATACCAGCTGGAGGCGGAGCTGCTGCGCGTCTTCGTCGGTCGAGGCGCGCGCCATCAGGCTTATGAATCCATCGTCGCCGCCGGCGCCAATGCCTGCACGCTGCACTACGTGGCCAACGACGCGCGGATCCGCGATGGCGACCTGGTGCTGATAGACGCCGGCTGCGAGCTGCGCGGCTACGCCGGCGACATCACGCGCACCTTTCCCGCCAACGGCCGTTTCAGCGGCCCGCAGCGCGATGTCTACGAGATCGTGCTGGCCGCCGAACTGGCTGGCATCGCCGCGGTCCAGCCGGGCGCGCTTTGGACCGCGCCGGCCGATGCCGCGCTGCAAGTGCTGGCGCAGGGGATGCTGGACCTGGGCCTGCTGCAGGGCAGCGTGGATGGCGTGATCGAATCCGGCGCCTACCGCCAGTTCTACATGCACGGCGTCGGCCACATGATAGGCCTGGACGTGCACGATGTGGGCCAGCGCAAGCAGCATGGCCAATGGCGCAGCTACCAGCCTGGCATGTGCACCACGATCGAACCCGGCTTGTATATCCGGCCGGCGGACAATGTGCCGGCGGCTTTCCATGGTATCGGCGTGCGCATCGAGGACGATGTGCTGGTCACGGCCGACGGCAACGAGGTGTACACCGCTGCGGCGCCCAAGACGATAGACGAGATCGAAGCGCTGATGCGCGGAGAATGA
- a CDS encoding UbiH/UbiF family hydroxylase has product MRYDSYQVIVVGGGLVGASLALALARQGKRVALLERHAPAEQERVQGWDARIYAVSPANRLFLESLGAWPGMERIGTIAAMDVRGDVGGRIEFSAADAGGEALAWIVENRWLLASLWRQLRDSDVALLTGVAVASLETTAREARLTLEDGRALRAELLVGADGANSWVRAQCGLEAEIKPYGQSGVVANFACEKPHDGVARQWFFGDDILAWLPMAGNRISMVWSTSDSAALLALPPEALAERVAQAGGGLLGAFETLTPAAAFPLRLIRPQAVVAERVALVGDAAHTVHPLAGQGVNLGFQDAAQLSALLQDAPDCGDWMLLRRHQRQRREAVAAMQLGCDSLYRLFQAKLPGLPWLRNTGLTLTNCLTPLKRQLARQAIGY; this is encoded by the coding sequence ATGCGTTACGACTCATATCAAGTCATCGTCGTCGGCGGCGGATTGGTTGGCGCCAGCCTGGCGCTGGCGTTGGCGCGTCAAGGCAAGCGCGTGGCGCTGCTGGAGCGGCACGCGCCTGCCGAGCAAGAACGGGTGCAGGGCTGGGACGCGCGCATTTACGCGGTGAGCCCGGCCAACCGGCTTTTTTTGGAAAGCCTGGGCGCCTGGCCCGGCATGGAGCGTATCGGCACCATCGCCGCGATGGATGTGCGCGGCGACGTCGGCGGCCGCATCGAGTTCTCCGCGGCCGACGCCGGCGGCGAGGCGCTGGCCTGGATAGTTGAGAATCGTTGGCTGTTGGCCTCGCTGTGGCGACAGCTGCGGGACAGCGATGTCGCGTTGCTGACCGGCGTGGCGGTGGCGTCGCTCGAAACCACCGCGCGGGAGGCCCGGCTGACCCTGGAGGATGGCCGTGCGCTGCGCGCGGAATTGCTGGTTGGCGCCGATGGCGCCAACTCATGGGTGCGCGCCCAGTGCGGGCTGGAGGCAGAGATCAAACCCTATGGCCAGAGCGGCGTGGTGGCCAATTTTGCCTGTGAAAAACCGCATGATGGCGTGGCGCGGCAATGGTTTTTCGGCGACGACATCCTGGCCTGGCTGCCCATGGCGGGGAACCGAATCTCCATGGTGTGGTCCACCTCTGATTCCGCCGCGCTGCTGGCCTTGCCGCCGGAAGCGTTGGCTGAGCGGGTGGCGCAAGCCGGCGGCGGTCTGTTGGGCGCCTTCGAGACGCTGACGCCGGCCGCGGCCTTCCCCTTGCGGCTGATACGGCCGCAGGCCGTGGTGGCCGAGCGCGTGGCGCTGGTGGGCGATGCCGCGCATACCGTGCATCCGCTGGCCGGGCAGGGCGTGAACCTGGGCTTCCAGGACGCGGCGCAGTTGTCGGCGCTGCTGCAAGACGCCCCGGACTGCGGGGACTGGATGTTGTTGCGCCGCCATCAGCGACAACGCCGCGAAGCGGTCGCCGCCATGCAGCTGGGCTGCGACAGCCTGTACCGGTTGTTCCAGGCCAAGCTGCCCGGGCTGCCCTGGCTGCGCAACACCGGCCTGACCCTGACCAACTGCCTGACGCCGCTGAAGCGCCAACTGGCGCGGCAGGCGATAGGATACTGA
- a CDS encoding acyl-CoA-binding protein, which produces MSDLQTLFTQAQADVKTLSERPDNQTLLQLYALYKQATDGDASGERPGMMDFINRAKFDAWEKLKGKSADEAMQEYVDVVKKLLAD; this is translated from the coding sequence ATGTCTGATCTGCAGACCCTGTTCACCCAGGCCCAGGCCGATGTGAAAACCTTGTCCGAGCGTCCGGACAACCAGACCCTGCTGCAACTGTACGCGCTGTACAAGCAGGCGACCGATGGCGACGCCAGCGGCGAGCGCCCGGGCATGATGGACTTCATCAACCGCGCCAAGTTCGACGCTTGGGAAAAGCTGAAGGGCAAGTCCGCCGACGAAGCCATGCAGGAATACGTGGACGTGGTGAAGAAGCTGCTGGCCGACTAA
- a CDS encoding PilW family protein codes for MKRFKQTGGGLIEVMVAITIGLMLLSVLVMIFTSTKLTQSNQSGLSQLQDNQRTAMTLINTIAQSAGYYPNPQSQGPSDALPDAAATQTMPQFSAGQSIVGTAGANGASDTLTIRFATAPNDGILNCNGTSNTGTANTVYVNQFTVNANNQLTCALNGGTAQPLVDGVSHMSVLYGVDGNGSGSVSQYYSASSLPAGATVRSLKITLTMVNPIANQVSVQGTTNNSLMVSWLIGVMNQL; via the coding sequence ATGAAGCGATTCAAGCAGACCGGCGGCGGCCTGATCGAGGTCATGGTCGCCATCACCATAGGACTGATGCTGCTGAGCGTGCTGGTGATGATTTTCACCTCGACCAAGCTCACCCAGAGCAACCAGAGCGGCCTGTCCCAGCTGCAGGACAATCAGCGCACCGCGATGACGCTGATCAACACCATTGCCCAGTCGGCCGGCTATTACCCGAATCCGCAAAGCCAGGGCCCCAGCGATGCCCTGCCGGACGCCGCCGCCACGCAAACCATGCCCCAGTTTTCCGCCGGCCAGTCCATCGTCGGCACCGCCGGCGCCAACGGCGCTTCAGACACGCTGACCATCCGCTTCGCCACCGCGCCGAACGACGGCATACTGAACTGCAACGGCACCTCCAACACCGGCACGGCGAATACCGTCTACGTCAATCAATTCACCGTCAACGCCAATAATCAGCTGACCTGCGCCCTGAATGGCGGCACGGCCCAGCCCCTGGTGGACGGCGTGAGCCACATGAGCGTGCTGTATGGGGTGGACGGCAACGGCAGCGGATCCGTCAGCCAGTATTACAGCGCCAGCAGCTTGCCGGCCGGCGCCACCGTGCGCTCACTCAAGATCACGCTGACCATGGTCAATCCGATCGCCAATCAAGTCAGCGTGCAGGGCACGACCAACAACTCGCTCATGGTGTCCTGGTTGATAGGAGTGATGAATCAGCTATGA